ACGTCCTGCGCGTCCGCGGCAGCGTGCGGCTGCGGCCGGAGGGGACGCTCAACGCCAAGATCGGCACCGGAGAAATCGAAGTGGGCATCGAGGAGCTGGAGATCCTCAATCGCTCGCAAGTGCCGCCGTTTGCCGTGAACAGCGACGACCCGGTGGACGAGAATCTCCGGCTGGAGTACCGCTACCTCGATCTACGCCGCCCGCGCATGCAGCGCAATCTGCGTCTGCGCCACCGCATCATCAAGACGATGCGCGATTTCTTCGACGCGCGCGATTTCACCGAGATCGAAACGCCGATGCTCATCAAGAGCACCCCGGAAGGCGCCCGCGATTACCTCGTGCCCAGCCGCTTACATCCCGGTACGTTCTACGCGCTCCCGCAGTCGCCGCAGTTGCTCAAGCAGATATCGATGATTGCGGGCTTCGGCCGTTACATGCAGATCGCGCGATGCATGCGCGACGAAGATCTGCGCGCCGATCGGCAGCCCGAATTCACGCAGGTCGACGTCGAGATGTCGTTCTGCACGCAAGACGAAGTACTCGAAACCATGGAATCGTGCATTCGCGACGTGTGGAAGCGCGTGCTCGACATCGACGTGCCGGCGTTCCCGCGCCTCTCGCATCAAGAAGCGATCGCGAAATACGGCGTCGATAAACCCGACTTGCGATTCGGGCTCGAATTGCAACGCGTCGACGACGTGTTCGCGGCTACCGACTTCGTCGTCTTCCGTTCGGTTCTCGACGCGGGCGGCGCGATCGTTGCGCTGCGCTACCCCGGCGGTGCCTCACTTTCGCGGCGCGATTTCGACGCGCTGACCGAGAGCGCGAAGCAGGCCGGCGCCAAAGGCATGGTGTGGATCGCTCTGGGTGCCGACGGCGTGAAGTCTTCGGCGCAGAAGTTTATCGGCGAAGAACACGTCGCGCAGCTCCGCTCGCGGTGCGACGCGCAGACCGGCGATGCGATCCTGCTCTTTGCCGACGCCAAAGCGACGGCGTTCGCGGTGGCGGGCCGGATGCGTAACGAAGTCGGCGAGCGCTGCAACCTGCGCGACCCGAAGGCGTTCCGCTTCTGCTGGGTCCTCGATTTCCCGTATCTCGAGATCGACGAAGTGACCGGGCAGCCGGCCCCCGCGCATCATCCGTTCACCTCGCCGGGCCCCGGGCAGTGGGAGCTGATCGACACCGATCCGCAGGCGATGCGCGCGCAGCACTACGACATGGTGCTCAACGGCTTCGAGCTCGGCTCGGGCTCGATCCGTATTCACAAGCCCGAGCTGCAGCGGCGCATCTTTACGATGCTCGGCATGACCGAAGAGCAGATCGAGCAACGCTTCGGCTTCTTCATGCGGGCGCTGGAGTTCGGCGCCCCGCCGCACGGAGGGATGGCGCTGGGCATCGACCGGATCGTCATGCTCGCCTGCGGTGAGGAGAACATTCGCGAAGTGATCGCCTTCCCGAAGAATCAGGTCGGCCGCGACCTCATGATGGATGCCCCCACCCAGGTTCCTGAGACGCTCTTGCGAGATCTTTACCTTCGCAGCACGGCTCCCGAGCCGCAAACCGGCCGATAATCCAAGCGTGGCTATTCGAACCTTGCTTGCCCGGCTAGCGCTCGTGCCGGGCGCGCTGGCCGCCGTCCTGGCGGGAACGGCGTCGATTGCGAGCGCGGCGACGGCCGGGCCGTCGTGCGGCCAGCGCGACGTTCATTACGCACAGGAAGGCGTCTCGATTCGTATTCTCTTTGCGAAGAACGGGTCGGTCCAGCGCTACGTGGTCACGCAGGGTGCCGACCAACCCGAAACGGTCAACAACGAGTTGATTATCCTCACGCATCAGTACGGGCCGGCCGCGGTCAACGCGCCGCCGCTGAAAATAATCTCATTCCGCAAGGGCGATGGCGAGGGAGGGATGATGGTTCCCGATAAAGCCGTTGATTCGTGCGGACGTACCCTTACCTTCAACTGATTCTGCTCCTGGCAATTGCGGGATGTGCCGCGCATCGGAGCGCCGACGCGACGGCTACGCCGATGCCTTCGCCCTCGCCCCTAGCATCGTGCGAGACGCGCGAACTCACCATCGACGGTGCCGATATCGTCGTGCATGCGAATCTCGATGCGACGCTTGGATCGGCGA
This genomic window from Candidatus Dormiibacterota bacterium contains:
- the aspS gene encoding aspartate--tRNA ligase, which codes for MRRSCGALRATDAGTAVELYGWVNRRRDHGGLIFVDLRDRDGITQIVFDPQHPSFKDAEHLRHEDVLRVRGSVRLRPEGTLNAKIGTGEIEVGIEELEILNRSQVPPFAVNSDDPVDENLRLEYRYLDLRRPRMQRNLRLRHRIIKTMRDFFDARDFTEIETPMLIKSTPEGARDYLVPSRLHPGTFYALPQSPQLLKQISMIAGFGRYMQIARCMRDEDLRADRQPEFTQVDVEMSFCTQDEVLETMESCIRDVWKRVLDIDVPAFPRLSHQEAIAKYGVDKPDLRFGLELQRVDDVFAATDFVVFRSVLDAGGAIVALRYPGGASLSRRDFDALTESAKQAGAKGMVWIALGADGVKSSAQKFIGEEHVAQLRSRCDAQTGDAILLFADAKATAFAVAGRMRNEVGERCNLRDPKAFRFCWVLDFPYLEIDEVTGQPAPAHHPFTSPGPGQWELIDTDPQAMRAQHYDMVLNGFELGSGSIRIHKPELQRRIFTMLGMTEEQIEQRFGFFMRALEFGAPPHGGMALGIDRIVMLACGEENIREVIAFPKNQVGRDLMMDAPTQVPETLLRDLYLRSTAPEPQTGR